The nucleotide window CTCTCCGTCCAACCGGGTGGGGGAAGCCACCCAAGTGGGGGAAGCCACCCAAGTGGGGGAAGTCACCCAAGTGGGGGAAGCCACCCAAGTGGGGGAAGTCACCCAAGTGGGGGAAGCCATTACGACCCCACACAGCATGGGAAGATACCCTTCCATCACTACTTCCAAAAGAGTGACAACCTGCACttcattaacaaaaaaataaacgaataCGAACACAGCATAATCGAGAGCGCAGAGAAGCTGTCCTACCTGAAGGAGCTATGCACGTCCGTAAAGGCACAAGTGGacgcaaagaaaaaaaaactcctcctcctcatggAGACGGCCAAGCTGAGGCTATATGCCTACAAGAGTAAAGAGCTCCAAACGATTATTAATCTAGAAAAGAATTCTGGGGGGGTCTcccaggaggagcagcagatTAACCTAACGAACGAGTACTATGACATGTTCAGAAAGATTAATGAGGggctaaattttttaaaaaaatactccaACGTAATTATATCAACGCAAAGGATGCACGAGGAAGTTACgcacgaggaggaggacagACACTTGTGCCAGTCGTCCGTCTCCACGGATGACTTGAGCTGCGAAAATCAGTTGAATGGCGACcgggaggagggggaagaggacgaagaggaggaagaagaagaaatcgcagaggaagacgagggagaagacgacgaggaggaggagggagacGCCCACCGGGAGGCGCACCAACACGGGGGCGAAGGAAACTACCAGCGGAACGACCACATCAGCAACATGCACATGTCCACTGGGAAacgaaggaaaagaagaaaaaagagaaacgcCCACGAGGACCCCCTGCAGAGGAAGAACCCGCCCCACGACGAGTGCGACGATAAGGGCAACAAGGAACTGAGCAAGAAGCGGAAGACCGTCAGCCAGGTTAAGAACCTGCAGTGGGAGAAGGCGGACAACGAGGAGTGGGTCGACGAGTTTCTGGAGGACTTCTGACGGGGGGGTCCCCACGCACGTCAGGCACGTGtgtatacgcatatatgtgcacgtgtgtatacgcatatatgtgcgtgtgcctatatgcatatttatgcatgtacctatatacatatatatacatgtacctatatacatatatatacatgtacacatgtttgtgtgtgttttttttcttttccctccccccgcgcggCAGAGGTTTGCTCACATTTGTAAATATCCCTGCCATTTTGTTAAGCGGGGTATATTATGCCGGCGCGACGTAGGAAGTGTCCTCATcgcggggggaaagcggTTGGTTTTGCGGTTTTGCGGTTTAGCGGTTTTGCGGTTTAGCGGTTGCGGTGTTTCGCCGTTTTGCGGTTGGCTTAGGGCTTACTCGGAAAACTCCCAAAAGGAacaactttttcttttttttgtaccatTAATGTGTTCTTAAACGGCGCTCATTTGTGTGCCCCGGGGGacggcagaaaaaaaaaaaaaaaaaaaataaaataaaataaaataaaataaaaataaaataaaataaaataaaataaaataaaataaaattaataaaatacacacataaTGCGAACATACGTGCGTACGTTCAAACTTACGCATACACGCTTACACTTACGCTCCTGCACACCGCTACAGCTTGAAGAGCATGCCCCGGGAGTTCCTGCCCATGCTGGCGCCGTACTGCGCCTTGATGCTGTTAAACTCCTCGATGCAGGACAGGGAGAGGAGGACGGGGTAGGTGCTAACGTTGCTGATGTGGTTCTTCCATTCCTCGTTGTCGCTCCACTTGAGGCCGTAGTGGCCGTGCAGCAGCAGGCTGTACTTGCAGCCTTTCACGATGGAGGAGCGGGCCACGTTCGTGTTTTCGAAGCTGGCCTGGGACACGTCCAGGGGGGTGGGTGAAGCCGGATCGCTGGTTAGCCCTTCGCGGGGGGGTGTCGCCTCCTCATTAGAGGCGGCCTTATTAGAATCCGCCTCATTAGGGGCGGCCTGGTTACCGCTCTCCTGGGAAGGCCCCTCCACGGGGGCAACCCCCTCTTGGGGGGTCACCCCTCCTTGGGAgtccgcctcccccccctgccgcttcccccgcttgGCGGGtctctcctccttttcttgcAACCCGAGGGAGCGCTTCTCCTTAGCCCCGTTGCTCTTTATGAAGACAAACTTCCCATCGTGGGTGGAAAACAGAGACGtcaagatgaagaagatgtCTTGGTCACTCTGCTCTATTTGAATGTCCCACCCCAAAATGTACAGGAAGGCCTCCCTATAGCTCTTAATCTGAttggcataaaaaatttttaccacCTCTAGCTTGGACTTTAAATATAAGTTTTCATTCCGCAGGGTTACTAACTCGACTTCGTCTACAGAGGAGAGATTCTCCAGATGGCTGTACAGCGCGTTGAGGGTGCTACAAACATCGGTGTCCTCTTCCTTCtgttgcttcttcacctcggggggggctccccccTGGTTGGAAGAACTCCCTGCAGAGGCACTCATTTTGCTGTCGAATTGGGCCTTCCTAACGGCCTCCCTCAAATCGTGGATGACTGCTTCGTACGTCTGTTTATCATCACTTCGTTCACTCTTCAAACGCATCAGGTCTCCTTCCAAAGAGACGACtctatttttgtaattttgtatttcctcCTTTAGAATTAGAATTTCCTTCTGGTAGAGTTGCAACTCGTCCGAGGCGGTCTCTACGCTCCTCAGCTTCAGACACACCTGCTCGAACTCGCTTTGGTATTTCCTCACCCGTTCGCCGAGCTGCTCTAtgagcttctccttctgctcgTTGTCCGCCAGGAGGAAGTCACATTTGGCCTTGCACTCCGCGAGGGGGTTCTCCCTCTGGGGGTCCTCCACAGTCGCGCTGTCTTCTCTGCTGTCTTCTTTGCCaacctccccccttttcgccgcttccctttttgccgcttccccttttgccgcttccccttttgccgcttccccttttgccgcttccctttttgcaaactcGCACATCCTCTCCAGCTGCCTATTCCTATTGGCCACAATTTTAACTTCCAACCTCTTATCCTCGAGAGTTTGCCTTAGCATTTCCATCTCAGCAGCAACCTCCCTGTAGCGGAGCTCCAAGTCCGTTTTGGTAGAATTCACTCGGGAGTACTTCTCCTGCATCTGTTGCATGGACCGCTTCAAACTTTCCACATCGATGGCATTCATATCTAtgtacaattttgcaaagttTAGCCACTCATTAAGTTGCTCattcattttctccttttcgacCTGCTCATTTATGAGGCTTTTTCTAAGCTGGGAGATACTCTCCGCTCTTTCATTATCTCTTATTTTGAACACTTCCAACTCtttaattttgctttccaGAATTTCTATTTTGCTTTCCAGAAGGGGTAGCTGCTTGCACTTCTGCTTGTACTGGGAGCAGAGCATGATCATGCTTCTGTACTGCTGCCTTTCCTTGGCTGTAATttcctccgttttttttaccccctccAGATgttctttcaattttttaatttgcattTTGTACTCTACTGCTTGGTTGAGGCTACTTTCTGCCATGTCTGTCATccctttttgctcctttAGGTAGGAGGTAAATTGCTCCATCTTGCTTCTTAACCTCTCCACGGTTGTTTCTTTCTCCTGAATGGTCTTCCTTAACTGCTCTCTTTCACTGTGGGATAAGGACAATTCGTTCTGACACCCCTTCAGCTTCTCCTCCATTTcggtgtgcctttttttactttcactTTTCATTTgagtcattttttcctccagcATGAGGGTGAAGTTCTTCAACTTTTTGTAGCTCTTTTCTACCGCTAGCCTTTTGGCGTATTCGTTCTTTAGCTGCTCTCCCGCAGCGGGGGGGTTCGTTCCTTCTGCTCCTTTGGGGGCGGTGGTTCCTTCTGCGCCTCCGCCCCTCTTCAGCGCGTCATTCTCCTCCTTCAACTTTTTGCACTCACTTTTGAAGATGGCGGCCAGTTTCCTAagctttaaaatttcttcatcCTTCCTCCTCAGCTCGTCCGTTTCGCCTCCCCCGCCCATCGTGCTGAGGAGGCGGCAGGCAGGGCGGAGAGGGAGCAGCGGGGTGGCAACGAAATGGACTTGCGCTAGCCACACACAGACACACCACGGGAGTGGAGTTActaaatggggggggaagaagggacTTCGTGGCGAGCACTCCCTCGCTTCCTCGATGAACACCCCCGAACCCACTTGCACTCTCACATGGTAGGACATGCGAGGTGCtctttcatcatttttaaggtgaaaaaaaaaaaaaaagggacactCCCCTAGAAGTGGGAAGGCAAAAGAAGCAACCACTTGCGTGGGTAAATGTGCAAACAGGTCAGACACAAACCTGCGTGGTGTGTCCGTAGGACACGTTGGAAAAGTGAGGTGACTCCTTCGGAGGTGCGCGTCAAATCGTACGggcttcttatttttttatattagcaTATATTCGGggggtaaagaaaaaaaaaaagcgtgaTCATTATGTTGTTCTTCGTGCGTCCCGGTTTGGCGCTTCCCTTTGCCGCGTCccttcgcttcccccttctcagTTTCCTTCCCCTGTCGCGCCAAGGCGACGCGCAAAGCGATTTGCAATGCGCTGCGGAGGCGGGGGGAGttctccccaaaaaaaaatgtagaaatgaTTACCTTTACCCTTACGTGTTTACCTCTAAATCGTGGCAAGCCCCAAACATTGCGAAATGCAAATTAGCTGACTTATAACACCCCatagggggggaggaatAACAATGGAGaggccaattttttttttttttttttttttttttcgcgggAATTTTCACCCCAGTTAATTTTGCTAAAGGGGacacccaaaaaaaaatggttaaaaaaattgttacgACGATTTGTTAACCCACCAAAAAATGGTAGCGGTTGGAGTGGCCGCAATTCCAAGTGGAACTCGAGCGGAAAAAAGGCGTAGGGTAAACAACTGCGCGTCGTATTAAAAGGCGCCACGCGCATAAGAGCGAAATGGATCAAAGGAGGCAAGGACAATCAACCGGAAAGGCACACCCTTCCGGGCAGCTTCACTTCTCCGTAGCTTCAATTATTGGGGAGTATCCGTCGAAAGTACGAAGGGTAGACCTCCTTATCTACACCGGATTCACccgaatatgaaaaaaaaaaaaaaataagttgaTGTGAAATGGTCATAGGGAAAAGGACACCAATGTGAGTATGTATGCCCCCTCCAATTCTGCACAGATTGTTCATCAAAATGGGTTTTCACCGAGTGGAGGGGGTATAACCTGTCCCATACGGACACGTTTGACCAACGAGACAGCGGAAAGGGGACCCCTCTTGTAGGGGTTACCCTGTGTGCAGCCCCCCAGCTTGACGCACCACATTTTTGGAAGGCATCCCAACGAATGAAGCGCATTGTGCTGACCCACGTTGTGCTGTTTCCCCCGTAGGTGCACGTATGTCCGGGGGGGAGTCCGCCCAAAGTTGCACACAAAGGAAAGGTGTACATATACTGGTaagcaaatttgaaaaaaaaaaaataaaaaaaataaaaaaaaaaataaaaaaaaataaaaaaaaataaataaataaaataaagagcACCCCCCCATCGCAAGTGCAACTCCAAAGAGCAGTACAAACACGAAGGAAAAGCGAAATGTCCCTTTCATGCCTCGTCAAAATCGCAGCAGCGTGGATGTCGTATTGACCCTCTTGTGTTCCCCGTTGTGAAGTTTGGCCGAGGAAGACATGCGTGAAAAGGGCATGTACCTCGTGGCAGTTTCTTTGCAGCTTTGTGTTCGCTCCGCTTCGGCTCCGCTTCTATTCCACTTCAGCCACCCCGCCAATCTCTCCGCCGCACTGACGTTGGGAAAAACCCAGACGAACATCCAACTCTCCCATCGCGCACGCAGCGGAGCGGCAAAGAAGGCCCCGTTTTGTCAACTGCACCAAAATTGGAGCTCAGTTGTCTTCTCATCGCGCGCAGGAGCGCAGACAGGTCGGCACGTGCCAGCCTCTGCACACCTTTGGGGCATATAAAGCTCCAACCAGTTTGTGTCCTTGCAAAAGTGGGGAACCAACAGCATAGTTGCGCCTACGCCGATTGATTTGTTGTTCCGTTGTttcgttgtttttttttttattttatttttttttttactccttcCGAGTGTTTGTCCCTACTACTTTGCGCGTTTAGCATCACTTATGCGAGGCAAGACTATCCACCCTTGCGAGCGGTTCGGTGTGGCCCTTCATTCGGCTCGTCTGTCACTTCCGTGCGGGTCGCTCCCACCAGTGGTTGTCTAGCGCGACTACTGCCCTCCCACACAAACGAGTAGCACCACGTGTGGCTATCCCACCTTCGCGCTAATGCACAAGCGGAAGGCGAGCGCCCCCGTCTTAGGGGACCGGCCCAGTGACTCAAAGCGCAGATGTGAAAGAGGCACCGAGGGTGATGCTTCCTTTTGGAGGAAAGCAAAATCGGAAGGATGTCAAACGGTGGACGAcgctttattaaaatgtaaaggaGGGACGGCAGGACTGTTAGAGGGTTTGAGATTTGGGGAGACAAAGGAGCTGGCAACTCGGCTGGGGGTCCCCCCGGTTGAGGACATCCCAGTTGAGGACAACCCGGTGGAGAATATCCCAGTTGAAGGGGGCAGTCTTTGTGGAGCCGCTTCGAAGGGGCACCCACAGAGCAACTCCCACAGGTCCTACCCCCCAGCGGAGAGACTCACAAGTGCGCAACTCTCCATTTTAGAGAAGGGTGAGCATGAGGAAGGTAAAGAGGAACGAAACGAGGAAgcaccagggggggaagcaaatttTGAGCGGATGAACGATGTGGGTGACCCCCTGTGCGGTGGGATGCCCCACGAAGGAGGCGAACGGGGTGATGTGAAACAGGTAGGTATGGCACATTTCGAAATGGCAAGTGGATTCATCACGAAGGGGAATGCGGACCAGCTGGAGGAGCGCATAGCGGAGTGCCCCTCGTCAGATCTGCCACAGGGAGAACGCTCCCCAAATGAAGGGGACGACGATGTaggcgaagaagaagcttCTGATGATGATCATCATGATGATGGTGAGGAAGTTTTCCGAGACGGCAAAATGGCCGCCTCCGCCAGTGGGGGAAAACCCTTCGAGGAGGACCAACCAGAGCTGAGGAGAAACCCAAGCGGctacccccccctgctgtcTACCCTAAGCGACGAGTTGCTGTGCTGCACTTCCAATGGTAGCGACGAAACGAACAAGCGAAGTGGCACCCATGAATGGTTAGCCCtgccaaaggggaaggaagggGAAAGTCCCCTTTGTAGAAGCAGCCAGGTAGACGTGAACCATCATGGGGACGTCCCCTCTGATGAGGAGAAGACGTTCTGCGAAACTCTAACCAGTGATGGGACCTCCTCCAAACGTGTTTACCATTTTAGGAGAAGCAAagataatatacatatatacacaccaGGGGGAGGGACCTACTTAACCATCGAGGACCACGGAGAGGAGACCCCCGAGTCAGTGACGAGTGAACAGTCAAGTGGGACACTCCAGTGTGGAAGTGGCCAACTGAAGGTTACAGTTAAGCGGGAGGTTAACCCTGGGGAACGACTGAGGGACCCCCTTTTCGTAAACACCCAACGTGCCTCCTTCCTGCGAAGCACTGACCAGAGTAACCACACGGATAGCCAAACAGGTGTTAGAACGCACGAAGTGATGAACTCATTTGAAAGTGCACAGATGAATGGCAAGTCTCTTTTTGCAGATGGACCAGCGGGTACAACTCCCCATGAGGAGCGCAAATATGCATGTGTAGGGAGTCTCCACCCAAGAAGACGAAGCGCACCGGGGAGGACACGCAAGAGAAAACTTACGCCAATGACCaagaagaaggtgaaggcggaaaaaaaaaaaaaaaaaaaaatcccggGGAGAATTTACAAAGTTATTGTACGGGGGAAGGAGTGCTGGAGGGCCGAATGGTTTGTTCAAAGGGGCTTCCAAGAAATGAGTTGCAACGCCACCGCAAAGGTGATGCCGAAGATGAAGACTGAAACGGGCAGTGGAAGCGACCAGGTGAGCCGCCCCTACGGAGGGGagcacccccccctgcgcagtcACAACCACGGGAATGAAAACTCATTCGTTAAAAAGAGTAAGCAGTTTTCCGTCTCGGTGTATGGCCCTGAAAACGCGAGGCTGTTCGCCCTGTTCGAGCTGATCAAATACAACTCCGTGCCGGATGGCTTGAGAGAGGAAGCCAATGTGTGCATCTGCAacattaagaaaaatttgatgGTGCAGGGGGGGTCCGCCGACAAATCGCGCAGCGGCCACTTCCTGCCTCTTATGCTTGCCGGTTGGGACGATGCCTACTCACCTGCCTTGTTCAGAAAAATCCAGGGAGATATGGTGCGCACCTGGGGCCAGTTTACCGACGGGGGGGGTAGCGACGTACACATGGCGTGCAGCGGCATACACAGCGGTAGCTGCGAGGAGCCCCCGCGAGCTGCGCCCCGCTTCGATGGACACAGTTTTCCTCGCAAAGGGAACCCCGCGGGGGGGTTCGATCAGGTGGATAGGCGCGGCGGGGACTTCGCTAGCCTGGGGGGAGACGCACCAAGCTACGCGCCGAGCCGCAGAAATGATCAGCCTACCCTGATGAGTAACCACCCCAACCGCCTACCCAACTGCAGCGGCCACGCGGACAACCCCTCCGCACACCACCAGAACAACCTTGTCCACAGCATCAACGCGTATAACCTGCACTCGAGGCACATGGCCCACACGTTCGCGGCGAACAAACCGTCCATGGCAAGCCTGCACAAGAGCTTCAACAGTAGCGATTATGCCTATCGGCCCCACGGAGAGGAACTCGTTAAGCTACAAAATGGTTTCTCATTCGGACAGTTGAACGAACAGACAAGTGGGATTAACAGAAACTGGGCCCTGCGCGTCAACCATCCTGGGTACCATTACAATTACGCACGGGGGGACGACAAGATGAACGGCATGGCTAGCTGTGCGTCTCTCCAAGGCTACCCAAATGGGTATGCCAACAGCCATGAGGATGTGAGAGGCGCTCCGGAAAACCCGACCGCTGACTTGGCCATCTTTGGCAGCTATTTTCACTCCGATGGGAATGCGGttaattgcaaaatggaaaagagtGCCCCCGCCTTTGGGCCAAAGATGTCGAATGGGGGCGGCAGCGCGTTTGACCAGTTCGGCGGGGGGGCTGCACATTTGAAGGGTtgaaaaaattctgaacatGCATgcgcagctagccaaaaaaaaaaaaaaaaaaaaataaaataaaaataaaaaaaaaaaaaaaaaaattattacaatgtgtgcacatatgcgtGCACATGTCTGTGCATGGTTacggaaaaggaaatgacGAAACTGCTTAACCTTCTCAAAATGACCCCTACAACTGCTCATTGTATTTGAGTAGCAGCCTTGACTGGAgtatcccccccaaaaaaaaacaaaaaaaaagactccCCTGGGGGTTCAACTGCGTGATGGGATTTTCCCCCCGGGGTTGATACCCGTTTGTTTTTCCGCAAATGAGTGGCCGGGGAGTAGCGGCGCCTCATGCCAAGGGGGCCACCCGTCCACACCGCTAAAAGGTCGCAAAAATGTTGCTAAAATGCCGCTAATACCGCTAataccgctaacaccgctaataccgctaacaccgctaataccgctaacaccgctaacaccgctaacaccgctaacaccgctaacgccgctaacgccgctaacgccgctatcACCGCGCGCCCCTCAGAAGAGGCCGTAGGTGAGCTGGGCGACGTACAGCTCCAAGTGCTCGCTGTCCCGCTCCCTGCTCTTCAAACGGTCGGAGAGCACAGTTCCGTACGTCTGCGTGTCTGCATACGCTTGGGGGGAAGCCTTAGCTTGCTGTATGTTGCTCAGAGCGGCGTAAACGTTATCGTTGAAGTGCTCAATATGTTTGAGGATGGTGTTGAAATTTGCTGAGGCATAGGCCGTTCTGAATGTGTGCAGCGTGTtcctgttttgttttattttgtccgCCCCATCGTCTACACTGAGGTTACTGGTAATGGTGCCCACGTCCTGTATGTTGTTGTATGGGTTCCTGGGGA belongs to Plasmodium vivax chromosome 3, whole genome shotgun sequence and includes:
- a CDS encoding hypothetical protein, conserved (encoded by transcript PVX_000705A) — translated: MGGGGETDELRRKDEEILKLRKLAAIFKSECKKLKEENDALKRGGGAEGTTAPKGAEGTNPPAAGEQLKNEYAKRLAVEKSYKKLKNFTLMLEEKMTQMKSESKKRHTEMEEKLKGCQNELSLSHSEREQLRKTIQEKETTVERLRSKMEQFTSYLKEQKGMTDMAESSLNQAVEYKMQIKKLKEHLEGVKKTEEITAKERQQYRSMIMLCSQYKQKCKQLPLLESKIEILESKIKELEVFKIRDNERAESISQLRKSLINEQVEKEKMNEQLNEWLNFAKLYIDMNAIDVESLKRSMQQMQEKYSRVNSTKTDLELRYREVAAEMEMLRQTLEDKRLEVKIVANRNRQLERMCEFAKREAAKGEAAKGEAAKGEAAKREAAKRGEVGKEDSREDSATVEDPQRENPLAECKAKCDFLLADNEQKEKLIEQLGERVRKYQSEFEQVCLKLRSVETASDELQLYQKEILILKEEIQNYKNRVVSLEGDLMRLKSERSDDKQTYEAVIHDLREAVRKAQFDSKMSASAGSSSNQGGAPPEVKKQQKEEDTDVCSTLNALYSHLENLSSVDEVELVTLRNENLYLKSKLEVVKIFYANQIKSYREAFLYILGWDIQIEQSDQDIFFILTSLFSTHDGKFVFIKSNGAKEKRSLGLQEKEERPAKRGKRQGGEADSQGGVTPQEGVAPVEGPSQESGNQAAPNEADSNKAASNEEATPPREGLTSDPASPTPLDVSQASFENTNVARSSIVKGCKYSLLLHGHYGLKWSDNEEWKNHISNVSTYPVLLSLSCIEEFNSIKAQYGASMGRNSRGMLFKL
- a CDS encoding hypothetical protein, conserved (encoded by transcript PVX_000695A), encoding MHELGEGAREEEAGELVEVSINKIANKLANILYITSVSMKENFAARNAMQYAKFINDMKSYCVNFIQAVNNIISEFYSCTCLPVHTIPRNPYNNIQDVGTITSNLSVDDGADKIKQNRNTLHTFRTAYASANFNTILKHIEHFNDNVYAALSNIQQAKASPQAYADTQTYGTVLSDRLKSRERDSEHLELYVAQLTYGLF
- a CDS encoding hypothetical protein, conserved (encoded by transcript PVX_000700A): MHKRKASAPVLGDRPSDSKRRCERGTEGDASFWRKAKSEGCQTVDDALLKCKGGTAGLLEGLRFGETKELATRLGVPPVEDIPVEDNPVENIPVEGGSLCGAASKGHPQSNSHRSYPPAERLTSAQLSILEKGEHEEGKEERNEEAPGGEANFERMNDVGDPLCGGMPHEGGERGDVKQVGMAHFEMASGFITKGNADQLEERIAECPSSDLPQGERSPNEGDDDVGEEEASDDDHHDDGEEVFRDGKMAASASGGKPFEEDQPELRRNPSGYPPLLSTLSDELLCCTSNGSDETNKRSGTHEWLALPKGKEGESPLCRSSQVDVNHHGDVPSDEEKTFCETLTSDGTSSKRVYHFRRSKDNIHIYTPGGGTYLTIEDHGEETPESVTSEQSSGTLQCGSGQLKVTVKREVNPGERLRDPLFVNTQRASFLRSTDQSNHTDSQTGVRTHEVMNSFESAQMNGKSLFADGPAGTTPHEERKYACVGSLHPRRRSAPGRTRKRKLTPMTKKKVKAEKKKKKKIPGRIYKVIVRGKECWRAEWFVQRGFQEMSCNATAKVMPKMKTETGSGSDQVSRPYGGEHPPLRSHNHGNENSFVKKSKQFSVSVYGPENARLFALFELIKYNSVPDGLREEANVCICNIKKNLMVQGGSADKSRSGHFLPLMLAGWDDAYSPALFRKIQGDMVRTWGQFTDGGGSDVHMACSGIHSGSCEEPPRAAPRFDGHSFPRKGNPAGGFDQVDRRGGDFASLGGDAPSYAPSRRNDQPTLMSNHPNRLPNCSGHADNPSAHHQNNLVHSINAYNLHSRHMAHTFAANKPSMASLHKSFNSSDYAYRPHGEELVKLQNGFSFGQLNEQTSGINRNWALRVNHPGYHYNYARGDDKMNGMASCASLQGYPNGYANSHEDVRGAPENPTADLAIFGSYFHSDGNAVNCKMEKSAPAFGPKMSNGGGSAFDQFGGGAAHLKG